One genomic window of Caldivirga maquilingensis IC-167 includes the following:
- a CDS encoding 30S ribosomal protein S4e, whose protein sequence is MTHLRRSTSPEWWPVERKGAPWSIKPSPGPHPANSSIPLAVLLRDVFHYAKTLREARLIIGKGYVKVDGKVRRDYKYPVGLMDVIELTPINEYYRIIPDPVNFLRPIRIDKSEAGVKVCRIEDKTMVKAGKIQLNLHDGRNIIVDQDEGRKYETLGSVVVNLEDGKLMDYYPMQPNQYVIAFNGVNVGRHGTLINWVRSFRKRDAIATVKAKDSEFRTVLNYLLVIGKESPVVKVTE, encoded by the coding sequence GGGGGCGCCGTGGTCAATTAAACCAAGCCCAGGACCCCACCCGGCTAACTCAAGCATACCCCTCGCGGTGCTTCTTAGGGATGTATTCCACTACGCTAAGACCCTTAGGGAGGCTAGGTTAATAATAGGTAAGGGGTATGTTAAGGTTGATGGTAAGGTCAGGAGGGATTACAAGTACCCAGTCGGCTTAATGGATGTTATTGAGTTAACGCCAATAAACGAGTACTACAGGATTATACCTGATCCAGTTAACTTCCTAAGGCCTATTAGGATTGATAAGTCTGAGGCAGGCGTAAAGGTGTGTAGGATTGAGGATAAGACCATGGTTAAGGCAGGTAAGATTCAGTTAAACCTACATGATGGGAGGAACATAATTGTTGACCAGGATGAGGGTAGGAAGTATGAGACGCTTGGGAGCGTTGTGGTTAATCTTGAGGACGGTAAGTTAATGGATTACTACCCAATGCAGCCTAACCAATACGTAATAGCCTTCAACGGTGTTAACGTGGGGAGGCACGGTACTTTAATTAATTGGGTTAGGTCGTTTAGGAAGAGGGACGCCATAGCCACGGTTAAGGCTAAGGACTCTGAGTTCAGGACGGTATTAAACTACCTACTCGTTATCGGTAAGGAATCACCAGTGGTGAAGGTGACTGAGTGA
- a CDS encoding 50S ribosomal protein L5 — MPAIDLSTIDLRAIKPSDLDWRKFTLDTGHPMRRIFIWSVAVNMGIGQSGERLEKAAKVMSELTGRTPSYRLAHKSIKDFGIRRGEPIGLLVTLRRNEAVWFLLRALAAVDFTLREESFNAGNVSFGIREHILVPGSRYDPALGIFGFDVAVTLARPGFRVQYRRRARADVGKDHRVSREETIRFFQDVLGVRILKR, encoded by the coding sequence ATGCCGGCCATTGACCTATCAACCATTGATTTAAGGGCAATAAAACCCAGTGACCTGGATTGGAGGAAGTTCACACTTGATACAGGTCACCCAATGAGAAGGATATTCATATGGAGTGTGGCTGTGAATATGGGGATTGGGCAGAGTGGTGAGAGGCTTGAGAAGGCCGCTAAGGTTATGTCTGAGTTAACTGGGAGGACACCATCCTATAGGCTTGCCCATAAGTCAATTAAGGACTTCGGAATAAGGAGAGGTGAGCCAATAGGCCTATTAGTCACCTTAAGGAGGAATGAAGCCGTCTGGTTCCTACTAAGGGCCCTGGCGGCGGTTGACTTCACGCTTAGGGAGGAGAGCTTCAATGCAGGTAACGTAAGCTTCGGTATTAGGGAGCACATACTTGTACCCGGCTCTAGGTATGACCCAGCATTAGGCATATTTGGCTTCGATGTTGCAGTAACCCTAGCTAGACCCGGGTTCAGGGTTCAGTATAGGCGTAGGGCAAGGGCAGACGTGGGTAAGGATCATAGGGTAAGTAGGGAGGAGACCATTAGGTTCTTCCAAGACGTATTAGGAGTCAGGATACTTAAACGCTAG